The window TGAGCCAGAAGGGACAGCAAAAAACTGGCTGATTGCATCCGAAAATggtaagaaaatatatttttaattactttcagTTTTTTGGAGTCTTAGTGTTGTAATTTGTTAATTCCAGTCAAACTGACATTTTGACTGatccagacaaaaaaaacctcgTATATATGGATGGAGTCAGACATGAAGACACATCACTCGCATTCTGATCCCTTCTCTCTGATGGCTATAAAAGCACAGTCATGTCTTCTGGGGCCTGTCGCCTTCCCTCAGTTGGACCATCTTTGCCAGACTAGCAGTAATTGTAGGGATCACAGCTTTTCCAAATTGGGTGGCATTCCCCAGCTGGAAACATCATCTGAGCATCTCTTGCCTAGTCGTGTCTTTGATGTGACACGGCCACAGGAGCACGTGGTATGTTGGCTCCCCGGTCTCTGCCTGTGACCTACAACAGATTAATCTCCCAAAGACTGAAGCTGTTTGTGAATTCAGCCTTTAGCTATCTGGATGACGTGAAGGTTAACACTGTGTAGGTAGTTGGGCTGTCTTCCATGATAAGTCTCTGCTGATGTGAAACTCTTCACAATTATCTGAGACTGCAAGTGAGCACAGCTGCTTTGTTACCAGCATGAATTACTTGGTAAAAATAAGAGCACATACACTGTACCAGCAGCTAATTAAACTTAATTCGATTGCATTGGCTGGACTTAACTGGAGGGTGCTTGTTGGGAGGCTGTGaaggttttatttcctttagttTACAGGAGTCCGCTTTCTCTCTACTCCtttcttgtttgtctttttttctttttctttaacctCCTCCTTCTGCCTCAGGCACCAGCATACAGTTAGTACCACAAAACCTGAAGCCGGGCACAACTGAAGTTCCCATCCTAATAAAAGATTTCCAAGGGTTGAGCTGTGCTCAAGCACAGTCTTTGCACCTGACAGTTTGTAAGTGTGCGGATGATGGCGTATGCAAAGAGAGAGTCATTGGCGCTAAGTCGGTGGGTCTGGGACCAGGAGCGGTTGCACTAATCATCTTGGCGTTTTTACTTTTGCTGCGTAAGTAATTGTTTCATATTATCTCAGAAGCACTGTAAATATGATCTGCAAAGCATCACGAAAGAAACAGTCTGGCTCCCAGGTTTTATGAACTTGATATGTTCTGTGTAAACTCCTAGTCTGTGTAAAGTCATGGCAAATCCCCAACTATTTGTGGTAACATTAGCATTTCACACTCAAAGGATTTCAagctgtgcattttaaaattaacatgtacaactttaatatttgtttatgATGCTATAAATAACAGGCGGGGAAGCAGTAAGGAATCCTTTTGGTGTTCCCACACCTCCCCATGTGAACCCTAACTCTTCCCACTCAAACCGCAGCACTCTCTCCgctctcttctccctcactGCAGACCCAGGTCTGGTGCcttgctctgagcagcaggTGACGTTTTTTGGTAAGACAAAATAGAAGCTTGAAAATAAGGGAAGAATGCTTGTAGTCAGGGCGTGGCCATGTGTACCAGTGCTGCATTTAAAATGGCAGTAGTTTATTGCTTGTACTAGTAGCAATCTAGCTGTGGCAAAACAAAGCTCATGCCACGTGAATACGCTCTGATCCTAAAACAGGGTTGCTTTGGGTTCCCCAGGCAACGCTCTAGACGTGTCACAGGAGTGATGAGGTGGAATGTACATGATGGCGTGTTGTTATCTAGAAGTAAAAGAACAGGAGAAGTTAGAAATGCTGAGGTTGTACAGTGATGTTTAGGGCTTGGTTTTGGTATATGAGATCTTTGATAGACTTATAGCTATATACATGCGTGCTCATCTGCAGGATTGAGGCCTTGACAGGTTAATTGTCAGTTTGCTGTCTCGGGAACCATCCTGGCATATGTTTCTAGGAAGTACCTTGAATATTTGGGAATGTGTCTTCAGTCTTTTTCAGCCCTCATACTGATCACTAGTTCACTGAAGATACGTTTCAGTATGAGAGCCGACCAAACTTCGGTACTGGCTGTTAGCACGATTTAACCCTGATCGTCACATAGTTAATGGCAAACTTCTATTTCCCTGTAGTTATTCCACTGTTACTGCTGCTGTGTCCCTGCGGCTCGGGAGTGAAGGGATTTGCTGCGATACCGGACTACAGCGAAGCGATGTTGCGTCAGTGGAACAGCGAAGGGGCAGCTCCCGAGGAGAAGGCACGTATCCCTTATAGCATTTCTCTTTGAGTTCTGGCCAAGTGTTCAGTTTGACACTTGGCGTCTCTTCCCCATTAAGGGCTGGTGTTTCAGGGCTGTACAGCAGATTTTAACCACACATGaacattaattaaatttaaCCCTGTGAGGCTCAGTGAAGGATGCATGGAAGATGAATTCCACCAGCAGCTCTAGAAACACCAGCCATGGTGTTTAAATCCTAAAGTAAAGGGGAGGCAATCAAGCAAATATTGATGGTATCTAAGCAGGAGATAGGAGTGTGGGAAAAGCATTGATGCTGTAAAGAGTGAATTGTTTGCATTTGCAAGCCTAGAATGTTCAGCACCCCTTTGGGAGcatggtaaagcagtggaagaaCGCATTATAAAGCTTAGCTTCTAGTTTAAAGTCTCAGGTTGCATTTTAAATGACTTCCGTGTGTATTTGGCTTCTTAAACAGagtaaatagtttaaaaaaaaaaaaaaaaaacagaaggaacagTGAATGCCAAGATAAGTTTGCCCTTTCTTGATACACTGCAAAAcccagttttcaaaaaaaagggCATGACACTGGCATGCTTTTGcacaagaacaaagaaacagaagtaagGTAAAAGACTTTGATTTAGGGCCAATGCTCACACCAAGTTCTTGATAAAAGACAGCTTAACAGGGAAGCCAAACTGCTCGAGAAGAAGAAAGGGCCAGGCAGCACCGTAGAGGCAGCAGGCCGTGCACACAACCCCCACTTTGTGTCTGGGGAAAGCTGCGGAGAGTCTCTGTTAGAACAGCTGAGCTCCCTAGAGTTTTGCAAGccttttttggtgtttttttttacgGGGAGGGGCTTTCACTCCCAACCCTTTGAGTTTCAAGAAAACAATGATCTATAGAAACATTTCCGTGATCTTCCTTGGGAACGCAGTTGTGGAAACTGCACCCTATTTCAGAAAGCCCTTTACTCTTTGCAGCAACATGTATAAGTGCAAATTCAAACAAGTTATTAGACAGCACCCTCCCAGGTCCCACCCAGCTCCGCTGCTGGCTTGGTGAGTTCCATTGCTAGACGGCACAGCTTTCATGTCACATCCTAATTTGTGTTACTTATGTAGCCAGTGTTAAGCTTCATCCCACCCACTGCACTGGGGAACTCGAGAGGAGCGACCAGCggagcagcaacagcagcggcggcagcagcaggaatGAGTGGAGAGGAAAGTGCAGCAGGAGGCGGCAGCTCTGCCTCTCATGTAAGAGAGCATCACAACACTATTACCAAGGAAAGATGGGAAGAGCAGAGACATCTCCTTTCTGGTGCTGAGTATGGAGCCATGGCAGCTGGAGGGGCTGAAGGCATGGCAGGTGTAGAAGGCAAGACGGTGGTAGCTGGAGGAGGAGTCACAGTGGGAGCGGCAGGAGCCATGaatgaagaatttttaagaGACTACTTCAATGACGTAAGCATATGACCtgaaaataacagtattttgaTATTTACACTTAGCGTTGTGAAATGCCGTTCATGTTACTACAAACACAGATGAGcagatatgtatatataaacagTCCTGATACAATGGCCAATGTTGTGTGCATGTGGAGTTGGGGGCATTAAGGATTTTTGGATTAGGCTCACATGTGGGACTTAAAGCATGACAATGCTCAGTCTTTTAGCACTGGGTGCTTACAAGTTCTCCCACAACAAGACCCTTCTCTCAAGGGAGGTGCTTTGGAATGGAATCCAGAGTATTCAGCAATGACCAAGAAGCCCCTTGCCCAGGAAGAAGCCATGAGAAAGACAATGTGATCTAGATCTCGGGGACTTAAGCACATTAAACTGGCCTGTAGGGAGGCTCCCATGACTCATCGTGAGTCACAGCTACAAACTTTACCACGAAGCAGTTTTTTGAAAGATAAGCCATAGATGTCATACGGTAGAGGGTGGGTCTGCATTTTCAAAGTAGCTGATGAAGTAAGTGGTGCTGGACTTGTCTCTTTGCCCAAGTCTGGGTAAAGGGCTATTCATTAGAAGCGTATGAGGCACATGTTGCAATCCCCattctgaggggtttttttgtgaccTCTAACCATTGACCAGTAGGCTATTCCTACTCATTGCAGCTATTCCTCTCTGCATAACGCATTTCATTAGTCCTTAGGCTGGTGAGCTCCTTATAGTGAAAGTTTCACTTCCATGTGACAGAGTGTATGGATAGTCCATCACCTgtacaaattaaaaatcttcACACCCTACAGCTGGCTGATGATGGGGTTCTGCAGGGTAGTAGCTGTGCAGGTTTGAATCACCACCTCAGGGCAGGGAAGGATTTGAATTTAAGATACTTGTATGTCTCCTGAGTGCTCTAGCTGCTGGTCTTCTGGGTGAACAGATGCAACAGTAGCggttctgctttccttttgctctttgcGCTTCCTAATATTAAGACATACTTGAAGCATAGCTGCCTGCTTAAAGTCCTGCGGAAGGGCTTAGTAAAGGTCATACTACAGTACTCTTTACAACTTCTGGGAGGCTAAAATATCTCAGAttatagggggaaaaaaaaaacaaaacaaaaacaataaaaccccaaaacaagTAACCGAACCAAATAGTTTCAGATGTGTACTGATGTTTGTAGAAGTGTCTCAGTAATGTGCGTGCTTCCAGGACTAAACCCAGATAAACATACAGAGTCAATTTGGGTTTGGAACTATACCACATTACACAGATGCCTGAGCTAATATGCACTCTAGAACTTCAGATGTGGCAGAAAAGTGGTTCTGAGCACAAGCCAGCAAACATTGCAAGTAAAGCAGGTTCAGCAGGCCCAGAGGATTTGGCTGTCTTCGCTCCTGGAACTGGAGCTGGTGCAAGCATGTACACACGTATTTGTGCTAGCACTGGCAGCAGCTCCATTGCAGAAACTGCTTTCAAACTGAGCTGGCTCTGGAAACACTGTAGTCAGAACCCGTGAGCCCTCCTTGTTGCAAAGTGGCCTGCATAGAGCCTAAAAATTTATATGCTGGACTGTGTTCCCATATTTATCAAGCCGTTTAGCTTTGTGATTCATTTACTGTTGGGCTCCTTGGGTGTGGTCCTGCAGGCTATGCTAGTGAAAAGGGCCATGGCAGGTGATAACATGTCAGCATGTACTCATTAAATGTGTGTTTAAATGTTAGGCTACTCTCAGGCGTGATTTTTGACACTCTCCCACACAAACACCTAGTTAGAGGTCAAGTTCATTgactaaacaaaataaaagcaatctCTTTGTGAAGATGGAACACTATCACAAATGGCACAGTTCCTGGTAGGAACAGCAGCTGGTGGTGATAGTACCCAAGGTTTTCAGTTTAatctcagatttttcttctcatcaagTGTACTGTCAAGTTCAGACtaacttcagaaaagcaaaaagcacttTTAGGTACTGCCCTCCCTTGGTTGACAGTTTCTGTGGGTTAAGttaaattttcttgttttaaccTTTTTGACCAAGCGTTCCCGATTTTCAAATTTATTAAGTCTAGAGCTGACATTAATAAacttttgcttgcttttgttttctgtctgtagaAAGCTGTCTCTTTTGCGGATGAAGATGAAGCCCAAGCAGCAAATGACTGTCTCCTGGTTTATTCCCAGGGAGAGTCAGGCTCCCCCCACGGCTCCGTTGGCTGCTGCAGCTTTATTGAGGGTGATCTTGACGACCACTTCCTGGATGATTTAGGAGACAAATTTAAGACTCTAGCAGAAATATGCATAGGCAGACACATCAACATGAAAGACGGTAGCTCCAGGAATGAATCAGGTTTTGGTCTTAATGACGCAAAGTCACGGTTCTTAGATCAGCAAAACGCTTCCAGCTCCGAACAAGCCTTTGCCTTGGGCAGTCGCTTCCAGCCTGCTCCGCCAGTGCACACAGGTGGTGGTGCAggagaagacactctgtccaAGGAGGTGGTCACAGAAACAATCTTTGCATCCCTCTCCGGGCAGCACGAcgcccagccccttcccacagCCCATGCGGAGACCAATTTCACCGTGACGGAAATGTCCTACTCTGCAGGGGCTCCTGCCCACTCAGCCACTGTCTTTTTAGACCCCAAGTTTAAGGAGAATGTAGTGGTGACAGAGAGAGTGCTGGCACCTGTGTCAAGCTTGCAGGGTATGGTAGAAATCCCTGATTTGCCACACGGAAGTAACGTGGTGGTTACAGAGAGGATGGTGAAGTCGGAGGGTGCTGGGCCAGGGGCCCTGATGGTTCAGGATCTCCCAGACTCCCAGTATGTCGTGGTGAGGGAGCGGGAGAGGGTGCTTGTGCCCGCTGCAGAGCAGGGTTCCCTCAGCTTCCCTGCTTCAGCAGAGGGGCGCAGTGTGGTGGTGACAGCCTCGGGGATGAAGAGCAGAGCCGAACAGGCGGCAGGTGCCAGCCCAGGAAGGCAAGAGCACGTATTGATCACAGACTCCCCGCTTAACCAGGCGGGCTCCAACTTAGAAGGGCCGTCTCCTGCCAGTGCCACACTGAGCAAGTCTTCCAGGGTCACCAAATACAGCACAGTGCAGTACACTCGCTCGTAGCCTGGCGCCTTGCGAGGGGGGCGGTGTCCAGCACCCTTGTGTCTGCATGCATCTCCCCTCGGGCTTTTTCTTGAGCCACGAATTTGCTGGAGCTTTCAGAATGACATGGACTTGCTTGCAGTAGTTTGTATAAATAAGGTTTATGACCAGGAAGCTGGTAAGGAAGTCTGCTGGCAGTGATGGTTTTGAAGTGGAAAGATGtgggaaatacatttttttttttttcccttgttttctgtttttgtagTTGCTTTTTATTAGTTAGTGTAATAATACCACATAACCATAGCTGCATAattacaggaaagcagaaaagtcTTAAGATCTAGTGATGGATAGTAGCGTGCAAAGCACAAGGTAGGTTTCTGAACTGCTGTTTAGTGTATCTGCTGAAGTTCTCCATAAGGGGCATCAGTTTCTCATTGTGTGTTTGCCATCTATTACCTTGTGGGCCAGGGCAACTGCTCCTGACCTGCAGCTGCAGATCTCTTCATCTTGGTGAATTGCTAAGAAATCTCTCCTTCCTGAGAAGCCCAGGCCACTAAAGCCAGTACGTCCTCAGGGCAGTGGTGTGTTGACCTCCTGGAGGGATGTCACAACTTGAGGTTATTGGCGTTTGTACCTTAGGCAGTCAATACTTGCTTATTAGCACAGGGGTTAAAGAGAGCAAGTAGCAAAAAAGCTGAGACTGCAGTTTTTTTGGTACCTTGATGTAAAAATTCCATTAGTTGGTGTGGGTGTAGGCTGACATGGACAAGTGAGCATTTGCATGGTATAGATTTTTCACTGGCTCCTAATTGGTCCTTTAATAATGTGTGAGAAATGGCCAAAACTTACCTTAGCTTTAGAGCCAGAGATTCAGGCAGTGGCTTTGCTAGCAAAGTTTATGGCCCTTAGACATCTGTAGGATCTGATTTACAAGCATGGTTAACTAAGTTGTTTTAATTCTGTCTGTGAACTCGCAGATACAAGCACAGAAATGCAGCCtgatgtgtgtgtttgtgaggTTCTGCTGGCTTCTGTACCAGAGCTCGGGTGGCCTGTATAATGCCATGTAATGGCAGCTTTCCTTAGCTCTGACAAGACAAGAGAAAGCTTCCTGTAATTCTGCAacacttaaaattacttttctttccatgaatTTTATGTGGTAAAAGGAGAAGAGAGTACTGCATACTGTTTGGTACTATGTATACATGcacatgtaaatatttatttgtatgcagtttgaaacattttaaagtgaattttatAGTCATGCACTCTGCATCTTTTGTCAGAGTAGAAAGAAGTATTTTAGATTAGGTATTGGTACCATGTTTATCTCATACCTCTAAAATCAGCAAAGCTGGTCATATGGTAATGCAAAGCCTGTGCACCTGCAGAGCTTTCTGGTTGCCTCCATTTCTCCTGGAgttttcctgcagctgcagtgtTACATTTTCCACTGATATGTTTTGTCTTTGACTAGAAATGCTTTCAGTGTGTAGTTGATTTTACTGATAAGGATGTAAAAGTTGATTcaaaaacataaacataaaaaGTAGGAACTATGGCAATGCTCAACAGGGTACATCTTGACAGATGGGCCATTACATTAAAGTGGAGGATACTACCAAGCAAATCAGACTACTCGCTTGCTTGGACCTGTTGGTTATTTCTCTCtcacacttcatttttaaagtatgtatATTTACTTTTAAGCAAGGTTGCAATTTTAAGTGGTCACCACTTTTTCCTGCAGTTAGAGCGAGTGAACTTATTTCTGACTTTTTAATGGagtatttctgtggttttatgcaattttaaaataaagaactctactgtactttttttttattattcatcatTCAGTTTTAAGATGGCTACCCTGGTTTTCACCACTGACTTTCCTACTGcaaataaaaagtttaaaggTAGAATGAGGACTGGGATTTCCCAAACGGCCTGAAGGAATATCTGAAAGATACAGATGTAATAAAAGTTGGTGTCCTGCTACGTTAcagagtctgaaaaaaaaatgtgaattctgCCTGCTGGTTGAGCACACTAAATTCAAGACAACAGCATCCCATCCACAGATTTACTGGGCTTTGAGTCAAACTATTCTAATCAGTTTATACTTCCAAACAACATCACATAAACTACAGTCTCAGTTTTATGGTTGTTAAGACATATAGTTGTTAACATCCAGAAGAGGATGTAAGAGTCAGGACTGTGTCACAGAAATCCTGACTTCCCTGTGTATTGTTTATATATAAACTTTTATCACAGATTGGGTAATGCTGTAAAGTCTATTTGAATAGATTCGTTAAGAGTGAATCTCCATTATTTGGCTTAGTCTTGTACCAAGACTTCAGATGCTGTCAGCTGGCAGAACATCAATCAGATTAAATAAGTCACTTCTAAGGGAGCTGTGTTTTGTAAATGATGGTGGCTGGTGGGAGGAATGTACAGACCCAAACTAATGGAAATGCCTGGTTAGCATCTGACCACTAGATAACCCTGAGACCAGGACTAGCCCTAGATGCTTATCTTTGCGAGAGATACCTCATTCTGActtcaaaagtaaaaacaaagtcTGTCATTTTCTTATCTAGAATAACAGAGCATGGTTATGCTGAAATACCAGTGTGACAGGGACTGTATCCACGCTGctcttctgtgctttgtttttcttgcgGATCCACACGAAGTATGTCAGACTGCATGAGCATGAACCACCGTGCCGCAACAAGGCACAGCCATCCCCAGGAGGAGGGTAAGTGGAGCGCCCGTCTTGTGCACCTACGAGAAAGTATTTCCTGCGTCATGCTTTGGCGTATGCTTGGAGCCAGGCTAGACTTTGCAAGACGGGACAATCTCTTCCAGGCTCTGTTCTTTCCTGGGAATTT of the Nyctibius grandis isolate bNycGra1 chromosome 3, bNycGra1.pri, whole genome shotgun sequence genome contains:
- the LOC137660833 gene encoding desmoglein-2-like — encoded protein: MSRAPAAAVRLLALLICLNYGNGLYVKVYNRNGRSGLLSHPNSLVRQKREWTVPPAFIREEEDNSYKNPIARIHSDLEDTGVVVTYTISGQGVTEPPYGLFVINGKTGDLNITGRVDREKTPMLLLRGHALDKTGAKLEEPIDLPIKIVDINDNFPVFSHEVFVGSVEELSETGTIVMRINATDADEPNNLNSKIAFRIVSQSPSAAFSMDKDTGEVRVAKINLDRETQSSYSLVVEAKDRGGEVGGNAATCSLEIKILDVNDNLPVVESRTFEGSIEENKANVEIMRIKVFDKDEEFSDNWLANFSFVSGNEGGFFRIVTDTQTNEGILTLVKELDYEKMRSLNLGFVVTNKAEFHKSIKHSYKAQTIPIKINVINVREGPVFPGGTKIIEASEKLQIKQVIGQYQAYDEDTGKTAERIVYMKGRDTANWITIDSVTGEIRLAKKLDYESPHVVNGTYTITMLGVTTDSPKKTVTGTVVIQVKDENDNCPVIVNPQQTVCSDEKLVHVTANDLDGYPNSDPFSFTVIDEPEGTAKNWLIASENGTSIQLVPQNLKPGTTEVPILIKDFQGLSCAQAQSLHLTVCKCADDGVCKERVIGAKSVGLGPGAVALIILAFLLLLLIPLLLLLCPCGSGVKGFAAIPDYSEAMLRQWNSEGAAPEEKPVLSFIPPTALGNSRGATSGAATAAAAAAGMSGEESAAGGGSSASHVREHHNTITKERWEEQRHLLSGAEYGAMAAGGAEGMAGVEGKTVVAGGGVTVGAAGAMNEEFLRDYFNDKAVSFADEDEAQAANDCLLVYSQGESGSPHGSVGCCSFIEGDLDDHFLDDLGDKFKTLAEICIGRHINMKDGSSRNESGFGLNDAKSRFLDQQNASSSEQAFALGSRFQPAPPVHTGGGAGEDTLSKEVVTETIFASLSGQHDAQPLPTAHAETNFTVTEMSYSAGAPAHSATVFLDPKFKENVVVTERVLAPVSSLQGMVEIPDLPHGSNVVVTERMVKSEGAGPGALMVQDLPDSQYVVVRERERVLVPAAEQGSLSFPASAEGRSVVVTASGMKSRAEQAAGASPGRQEHVLITDSPLNQAGSNLEGPSPASATLSKSSRVTKYSTVQYTRS